From the genome of Nasonia vitripennis strain AsymCx chromosome 1, Nvit_psr_1.1, whole genome shotgun sequence, one region includes:
- the LOC100114003 gene encoding CCR4-NOT transcription complex subunit 7 isoform X4, translating into MPSNEECGIRDVWNHNLEEEFRTIRQIVQQYQYIAMDTEFPGVVARPIGEFRTSADYQYQLLRCNVDLLRIIQLGLTFLDESGNTPAGYTTWQFNFKFNLAEDMYAQDSIDMLQNSGIQFKKHEEEGIDPLDFAELLMTSGIVLVDDIKWLSFHSGYDFGYLLKLLTDQNLPQEESEFFELLRIYFPTIYDVKYLMKSCKNLKGGLQEVAEQLELQRVGPQHQAGSDSLLTGMVFFKMREMFFEDNIDDAKYCGHLYGLGTSFVVNGSGGYLDSNGDNSSSS; encoded by the exons ATGCCCAGTAATGAAGAATGTGGAATCCGAGATGTATGGAACCACAATCTCGAGGAAGAGTTTCGCACTATTCGGCAGATTGTGCAACAATATCAATATATCGCAATGGACACAGAGTTTCCAGGAGTTGTTGCAAGACCAATAG GTGAATTTAGGACGAGCGCAGATTATCAATATCAGTTGCTGCGCTGCAATGTAGACCTTTTAAGAATCATACAGCTTGGACTCACATTTCTTGACGAATCGGGGAATACACCAGCAGGATACACAACGTGGCAGTTTAATTTCAAGTTCAACTTGGC GGAAGATATGTATGCTCAAGATAGTATAGACATGCTGCAAAATAGTGGTATACAATTCAAAAAACACGAAGAAGAAGGCATTGACCCTCTGGATTTTGCAGAGCTATTAATGACTTCTGGAATCGTACTGGTAGATGATATAAAATGGTTATCATTTCATTCTGGCTATGATTTTGGATATCTGCTGAAACTTCTTACGGATCAAAATTTACCACAAGAAGAAAGTGAATTCTTTGAACTTCTGAGGATATATTTTCCAACAATATATGACGTGAAG TATCTTATGAAATCCTGTAAAAACTTGAAAGGAGGCTTACAAGAGGTAGCTGAACAACTAGAACTACAAAGAGTGGGTCCTCAGCATCAAGCTGGTTCAGATTCGCTCCTCACTGGAATGGTCTTTTTCAAAATGCGAGAA ATGTTTTTCGAGGACAACATTGACGATGCCAAGTACTGCGGTCATCTTTATGGATTGGGAACGTCTTTTGTCGTCAACGGTTCCGGAGGCTACCTTGACAGCAACGGCGACAACTCATCGTCATCGTAA
- the LOC107980516 gene encoding uncharacterized protein LOC107980516 has product MNPVHVSVAREARLRVFLYDHLHPDSINIVRRKEAFNDIANTVRNEFNNAIIIDADRANAIYCYLRREYSSINLRLARGELDIGMLTNKQIEILSSMQFLEHFARHRNGERNVNLRGV; this is encoded by the exons ATGAATCCTGTGCATGTGTCAGTGGCTAGAGAAGCGAGACTACGAGTATTTCTATATGATCATCTCCACCCCGACAGTATTAACATTGTTAGAAGAAAAGAAGCATTCAATGATATTGCGAATACAGTTCGAAATGAATTCAACAACGCTATTATCATCGACG CGGACAGAGCCAACgcaatttattgttatttgaGAAGAGAATATAGCTCTATAAATTTAAGATTAGCAAGGGGCGAGCTCGATATAGGAATGCTGACCAATAAGCAGATAGAAATTTTAAGCAGCATGCAGTTTCTTGAACATTTCGCAAGACACCGAAATGGAGAAAGAAATGTCAACTTACGCGGGGTTTGA
- the LOC100115204 gene encoding protein mesh, with protein MRPRDSRMSRVAALVLLIGLCAPAYAQSNAETFESAFGLSNAQPEAGSGAGETSPAEGPHSELEDLEGASNDAKEPVAQPTREELEDQHEVDKLADVEVQQDLDSGSSGDGTEAQGPKGLSPRILGSDETSAKYVRYDSDDPEADRYAPRPEESTPNYVITEARLKEIRSKFMYWYFDKGGDNNMGDYQTDIHNSVSQIHKNFNFQLPFFGFRYNYTRLSMNGYLEFSDPPEQYDTYPLVFPVKDWPKTNDPAFIGIFFSKCRIGRLKPTDLDQRKPGVYFRLERDLHRRTDQFGVEMRERVMWDIREGVVGADLFYPKHAVLVTWKNMSFAGGIDNSLFRTNTFQLVLATDEVYTYAIFNYLDISWTSHTEAGGDTTGGEGGVPAYIGFNAGNGTQSYEYMPYSQASTVRDLSGRGWANGFPGRHIFRIDEKIMLGTCNKDIAGAHLPLVFAPESGNMLGGTVVNITGPCFQPGDKIQCRFDTEIVDGTYVDTNRAICIQPFVKAEGYIRFAVAVNNGRYDWKGKYFIETPASATEKIFFTTRAVHDRDPAEIRISWNSYNLTSNLNAVLQISLWGYRETTIRPELEFINMIEEGTVNSGSYVITPANYKNRNDPLTNDMQFGFLQINLTNPRQYSNLPITPVLWSKPIPLAWYFGPQWERLYGNKWPQRLCDQWIMHDRYLKNFAGEVSLCPCTLEHALTDKGRFLPDYNCDKDSNPDCYYNKGAIHCVVTGAPNLDGSEQQCCYDKNNMLMLTYDQQWGSRPHRSHNLGYLPWNEANKVPTLSHWFHDMVPMYTCCIWQEEQAVGCETFRFERRPSQDCIAYQSPSIGAVFGDPHVATFDGLEYTFNGKGEFVLVRVDDVKDKLDIQGRFEQLPKNFYGEVRATHLTAVAARGNNSATIEVRLRPSHAQWRYRLDVFADNKRVYFDRTSLKFQHFAGVVVYTPTYILNQSEVIIMFDTGAGVEVVENQGFLTARVYLPWTYMNKTRGLLGNWSYDIIDDLTNPDGMISSISNLNNFEAVHKDFAINWLLEDREDSKKGASLFTREFGRTASYYANRTFEPEWKRTPEEILPANRTVDVIRAHDLCGDSYQCQYDYAMSLNRDLAHFTRNYYDTYTQIRATNNRRIISCGILETPRFGRKSNFLFVPGTRVTFECNQDFVLIGDQRRICLPEGRWDIPEYGYTECLRQVEYSQRTAWTTMGIIMLVLLPALLLVGAVFAIIRRKQESGNITQADSGKSSWRFSERSPGSSSRQTTPLKLRAASPLSESSDSLGADKAHKPRKYDGVYYTHEPLPGKPDIDFEDKQWDLSLKENEKNSPVSTASSSRKPESLTLTTSPSPVAPIVTPLPQSTRTSDV; from the exons ATGCGTCCGCGAGATTCTCGGATGTCGCGCGTCGCGGCGCTCGTCCTTCTGATCGGCCTGTGCGCGCCCGCCTACGCGCAATCCAACGCGGAGACGTTCGAGAGCGCTTTCGGCCTGAGCAACGCTCAACCGGAGGCCGGCTCCGGCGCCGGGGAAACCTCGCCCGCCGAAGGACCTCACTCGGAGCTGGAAGACCTCGAGGGAGCGAGCAACGACGCCAAGGAGCCCGTGGCCCAGCCCACGAGGGAAGAATTAGAGGATCAGCACGAGGTGGACAAGCTAGCCGACGTGGAGGTTCAGCAGGATCTggacagcggcagcagcggcgacggcACCGAGGCTCAAGGCCCCAAAGGTTTGTCGCCCAGGATCCTCGGCAGCGACGAGACCAGCGCCAAATACGTGAGATACG ACTCTGATGACCCGGAGGCCGATCGATATGCTCCCCGACCGGAAGAGTCGACACCCAATTACGTCATCACGGAAGCGAGGCTCAAGGAGATCCGCTCCAAGTTCATGTACTGGTACTTCGATAAAGGAGGAGATAACAATATGGGTGACTACCAGACCGACATTCACAACTCGGTCTCCCAGATCCACAAGAACTTCAACTTCCAGCTGCCGTTCTTCGGATTCCGTTACAACTACACTCGA CTATCGATGAACGGCTACCTGGAATTCAGCGATCCTCCCGAGCAGTACGACACCTACCCGCTGGTGTTTCCCGTGAAGGACTGGCCGAAAACCAACGACCCGGCCTTCATCGGCATTTTCTTCAGCAAGTGCCGTATCGGTCGCCTGAAGCCCACGGATCTCGATCAGCGGAAGCCCGGCGTTTATTTCCG TCTAGAGCGCGACCTGCACAGACGTACCGACCAGTTCGGCGTGGAGATGCGCGAGCGCGTCATGTGGGACATCCGTGAGGGCGTCGTCGGCGCGGACTTGTTCTACCCTAAGCACGCGGTCCTCGTCACCTGGAAGAACATGTCCTTCGCCGGTGGCATCGACAACTCGCTCTTCCGGACCAACACCTTCCAGCTGGTCCTGGCCACCGACGAGGTCTACACCTACGCCATCTTCAACTACCTCGACATCTCCTGGACCAGTCACACCGAGGCCGGCGGCGACACCACTGGCGGAGAGGGTGGCGTCCCCGCTTAC ATCGGCTTCAACGCCGGAAATGGAACTCAGAGTTACGAGTACATGCCGTACTCGCAGGCGTCGACGGTGAGAGACCTGTCGGGTCGAGGATGGGCGAACGGCTTTCCCGGACGTCACATCTTCCGTATTGACGAGAAGATCATGCTTGGCACCTGTAACAAGGATATCG CCGGAGCTCACTTGCCCCTGGTGTTCGCGCCCGAGAGCGGCAACATGCTTGGCGGTACTGTGGTCAACATCACCGGCCCCTGTTTCCAACCGGGCGACAAAATCCAGTGCCGCTTCGACACGGAGATAGTCGACGGCACCTACGTCGACACCAACAGGGCCATTTGCATCCAGCCGTTCGTCAAAGCCGAGGGCTACATCCGCTTTGCCGTTGCCGTGAACAACGGCAGGTACGATTGGAAGGGCAAGTACTTTATCG AAACACCGGCTTCGGCGACCGAGAAGATCTTCTTCACGACGCGAGCTGTGCACGACCGCGACCCCGCGGAGATCAGGATATCCTGGAACTCGTACAATTTGACCAGCAATCTGAACGCCGTCCTTCAGATATCGCTCTGGGGATACAGAGAGACGACCATTCGGCCCGAGCTCGAATTCATAAACATGATCGAG GAAGGGACAGTGAACTCCGGCTCTTACGTCATCACCCCGGCGAACTACAAGAACCGCAACGATCCTCTGACCAACGACATGCAGTTCGGCTTCCTCCAGATCAACCTCACCAATCCCAGGCAGTACAGCAACCTGCCCATAACGCC GGTCCTGTGGAGCAAACCCATACCGCTGGCCTGGTACTTCGGTCCCCAGTGGGAGCGACTCTACGGCAACAAGTGGCCCCAGCGTCTCTGCGACCAGTGGATCATGCACGACCGGTACCTCAAGAACTTTGCCGGCGAGGTCTCGCTCTGCCCCTGCACCCTCGAGCACGCCCTCACCGACAAGGGCCGATTCCTGCCCGACTACAACTGCGACAAGGACTCGAACCCCGACTGCTACTACAACAAGGGGGCCATTCACTGCGTCGTCACCGGGGCTCCGAA TCTGGACGGTTCGGAGCAGCAGTGTTGCTACGACAAGAACAACATGCTGATGTTGACGTACGACCAGCAATGGGGCTCGCGGCCGCACCGATCGCACAACCTCGGCTACCTGCCCTGGAACGAGGCTAACAAAGTGCCGACCCTGTCGCACTGGTTCCACGACATGGTGCCCATGTACACCTGCTGCATCTGGCAGGAGGAGCAGGCGGTCGGCTGCGAGACGTTCAGGTTCGAGAGAAGGCCGTCGCAGGACTGCATCGCCTACCAGAGCCCGAGCATCGGCGCCGTCTTCGGGGATCCCCACGTGGCCACCTTCGACGGGCTGGAGTACACGTTCAACGGAAAGGGCGAGTTCGTCCTCGTCAGGGTGGACGACGTCAAGGACAAGCTCGACATCCAGGGAAGGTTCGAGCAGCTGCCCAAGAACTTTTACGGGGAGGTCCGCGCCACGCATCTCACGGCCGTCGCGGCGAGAGGAAACAACTCGGCGACGATCGAGGTCAGGCTGCGACCGAGTCACGCCCAGTGGCGCTATCGGCTCGACGTCTTCGCGGACAACAAGCGGGTCTACTTCGACAGGACGTCCTTGAAGTTCCAGCACTTCGCCGGGGTCGTCGTCTACACGCCCACGTACATCCTCAACCAGAGCGAGGTCATCATAATGTTCGACACCGGGGCCGGGGTCGAGGTCGTCGAGAACCAGGGCTTCCTCACGGCCAGGGTCTACCTTCCCTGGACCTACATG AACAAAACCCGAGGACTGCTGGGCAACTGGAGCTACGACATAATCGACGACCTGACCAACCCGGACGGCATGATCTCCTCCATCAGCAACCTGAACAACTTCGAGGCGGTGCACAAGGACTTTGCGATAAACTGGCTCCTCGAGGACAGGGAGGACTCGAAGAAGGGCGCTTCTCTGTTCACCCGGGAATTCGGCCGCACTGCCAGCTACTACGCCAACCGGACCTTCGAGCCCGAGTGGAAGCGCACGCCCGAGGAAATATTGCCGGCCAACAG GACGGTCGACGTTATCCGGGCGCACGATCTCTGCGGCGACTCTTATCAGTGCCAGTACGATTACGCCATGAGCCTGAATCGAGATCTCGCGCATTTCACGCGCAATTACTACGACACCTACACCCAGATACGGGCCACCAACAACAGGAGGA TAATATCCTGCGGAATCCTGGAGACGCCGCGATTCGGACGGAAAAGCAACTTCCTCTTCGTGCCCGGGACGAGGGTCACCTTCGAGTGCAACCAGGACTTTGTGCTCATCGGCGACCAGAGGCGCATCTGCCTGCCCGAGGGCCGCTGGGACATTCCGGAGTACGGCTACACGGAGTGCCTTC GGCAAGTCGAGTACTCCCAGCGCACCGCCTGGACGACGATGGGCATAATAATGCTGGTCCTCCTGCCGGCGCTCCTCCTCGTGGGCGCAGTCTTCGCGATAATTCGCAGGAAGCAGGAGTCCGGCAACATCACCCAGGCCGACTCGGGCAAGTCGTCCTGGCGCTTCTCCGAGCGCAGCCCCGGCTCCTCCTCGAGGCAGACGACGCCGCTCAAGCTGCGGGCTGCCTCGCCTCTCTCCGAGTCGAGCGACAGTCTCGGGGCCGACAAGGCTCACAAGCCGCGCAAGTACGACGGCGTCTACTACACGCACGAGCCGCTGCCGGGCAAGCCCGACATCGATTTCGAGGACAAGCAGTGGGACCTGAGCCTCAAAGAGAACGAGAAGAACAGCCCCGTCAGCACGGCCAGCTCCAGTCGGAAACCCGAGTCGCTCACGCTTACCACCTCGCCTTCGCCCGTTGCCCCCATCGTTACTCCTCTGCCTCAGAGCACCAGGACCAGCGACGTCTAA
- the LOC100114003 gene encoding CCR4-NOT transcription complex subunit 7 isoform X2, whose protein sequence is MPSATGIPRRTPTHDVYCGANPLGQQKGGGNMPSNEECGIRDVWNHNLEEEFRTIRQIVQQYQYIAMDTEFPGVVARPIGEFRTSADYQYQLLRCNVDLLRIIQLGLTFLDESGNTPAGYTTWQFNFKFNLAEDMYAQDSIDMLQNSGIQFKKHEEEGIDPLDFAELLMTSGIVLVDDIKWLSFHSGYDFGYLLKLLTDQNLPQEESEFFELLRIYFPTIYDVKYLMKSCKNLKGGLQEVAEQLELQRVGPQHQAGSDSLLTGMVFFKMREMFFEDNIDDAKYCGHLYGLGTSFVVNGSGGYLDSNGDNSSSS, encoded by the exons GTGGAGCCAACCCTTTAGGGCAGCAGAAGGGTGGGGGTAATATGCCCAGTAATGAAGAATGTGGAATCCGAGATGTATGGAACCACAATCTCGAGGAAGAGTTTCGCACTATTCGGCAGATTGTGCAACAATATCAATATATCGCAATGGACACAGAGTTTCCAGGAGTTGTTGCAAGACCAATAG GTGAATTTAGGACGAGCGCAGATTATCAATATCAGTTGCTGCGCTGCAATGTAGACCTTTTAAGAATCATACAGCTTGGACTCACATTTCTTGACGAATCGGGGAATACACCAGCAGGATACACAACGTGGCAGTTTAATTTCAAGTTCAACTTGGC GGAAGATATGTATGCTCAAGATAGTATAGACATGCTGCAAAATAGTGGTATACAATTCAAAAAACACGAAGAAGAAGGCATTGACCCTCTGGATTTTGCAGAGCTATTAATGACTTCTGGAATCGTACTGGTAGATGATATAAAATGGTTATCATTTCATTCTGGCTATGATTTTGGATATCTGCTGAAACTTCTTACGGATCAAAATTTACCACAAGAAGAAAGTGAATTCTTTGAACTTCTGAGGATATATTTTCCAACAATATATGACGTGAAG TATCTTATGAAATCCTGTAAAAACTTGAAAGGAGGCTTACAAGAGGTAGCTGAACAACTAGAACTACAAAGAGTGGGTCCTCAGCATCAAGCTGGTTCAGATTCGCTCCTCACTGGAATGGTCTTTTTCAAAATGCGAGAA ATGTTTTTCGAGGACAACATTGACGATGCCAAGTACTGCGGTCATCTTTATGGATTGGGAACGTCTTTTGTCGTCAACGGTTCCGGAGGCTACCTTGACAGCAACGGCGACAACTCATCGTCATCGTAA
- the LOC116416413 gene encoding protein ALP1-like isoform X1, giving the protein MTSEQFDEILELVRPQLTKRSKRRALTPEMRLAAVLNFLAHGNSIQKSAWMFLIGRSTMYRLVIEVCTAICNVLEEKYVSFPSQDDLSVIANMYWRIWHMPNCFGAIDGKHIRVKAPPNSGSYFFNYKKHFSIVLMGLTDAFCRFIWVNIGDFGSSNDAGIFQRSDLRQALDNEEIDIPAPTYLPRTDVLCPYFIIGDGAFPLKNYLMKPYTRANNLTHEEKIFNYRLSRARLTIERAFGILTKKWRILESPVDWKLKNIETVIMALICLHNFLITEEMSKDEAERKYVFHPYNIENEAEIGIYLGDEPEDATSIRNTLKDFFCSHLGSLLWQNERAL; this is encoded by the exons ATGACAAGTGAACAATTTGATGAAATTCTTGAACTTGTAAGACCACAGTTAACAAAAAGAAGTAAGAGGCGAGCACTAACACCAGAAATGCGTTTAGCTGCTGTGTTAAA TTTTCTTGCACATGGTAATAGCATTCAGAAAAGCGCATGGATGTTTTTGATTGGCAGAAGTACCATGTATCGATTAGTCATAGAAGTTTGTACAGCAATATGCAATGTACTAGAAGAAAAGTATGTCTCTTTTCCATCACAGGATGATTTATCAGTAATTGCGAATATGTATTGGAGAATATGGCACATGCCTAATTGCTTTGGTGCAATAGATGGAAAGCACATACGAGTAAAAGCTCCACCAAACTCTggttcatatttttttaactataagAAGCATTTCAGTATTGTACTGATGGGACTAACTGATGCCTTCTGTCGCTTTATTTGGGTAAATATAGGTGATTTTG GTTCGTCAAATGATGCAGGTATTTTTCAGCGCAGTGACCTACGTCAAGCTTTGGATAACGAAGAAATTGATATACCAGCACCTACTTACTTACCTAGAACAGATGTGCTATGTCCATACTTTATCATCGGTGATGGAGCATTtccattaaaaaattatttaatgaagCCATACACCAGAGCCAATAATCTGACAcatgaagaaaaaatatttaattatcgtTTATCTAGAGCTAGACTGACTATTGAAAGAGCTTTTGGGATTCTGACAAAGAAGTGGAGAATATTAGAGTCGCCAGTAGATTGgaaactaaaaaatattgagaCTGTCATAATGGCACTAATTTGTTTGCATAATTTTCTAATCACTGAGGAAATGAGTAAGGATGAAGCTGAAAGGAAATATGTATTTCATCCTTATAACATAGAAAATGAAGCTGAAATCGGTATCTATTTAGGAGATGAACCAGAGGATGCAACGAGTATAAGAAATACtctaaaagattttttttgtaGTCATTTAGGAAGTTTGCTATGGCAAAATGAACGAGCATTATGA
- the LOC116416413 gene encoding protein ALP1-like isoform X2, protein MDRVIVRNAMNLWINVYNIISIFLQICLRKCNIRRWWVKPHLRNDLRDEYGAYNCIFRYFKLNDEEEFQKFVSMTSEQFDEILELVRPQLTKRSKRRALTPEMRLAAVLNFLAHGNSIQKSAWMFLIGRSTMYRLVIEVCTAICNVLEEKYVSFPSQDDLSVIANMYWRIWHMPNCFGAIDGKHIRVKAPPNSGSYFFNYKKHFSIVLMGLTDAFCRFIWVNIGDFGSSNDAGIFQRSDLRQALDNEEIDIPAPTYLPRTDVLCPYFIIGDGAFPLKNYLMKPYTRANNLTHEEKIFNYRLSRARLTIERAFGILTKKWRILESPVDWKLKNIETVIMALICLHNFLITEEMSKDEAERKYVFHPYNIENEAEIGIYLGDEPEDATSIRNTLKDFFCSHLGSLLWQNERAL, encoded by the exons atggaTAGGGTCATTGTACGTAATGCCATGAATTTGTGGATCAACGTTTATAATATAATCagtatttttttgcaaatttgtTTAAGGAAATGTAACATTCGTCGGTGGTGGGTAAAACCCCATTTGCGCAATGATTTGAGGGATGAATACGGAGCTTATAACTGTATTTTTAGATACTTTAAACTAAATGACGaagaagaatttcaaaaatttgtcaGTATGACAAGTGAACAATTTGATGAAATTCTTGAACTTGTAAGACCACAGTTAACAAAAAGAAGTAAGAGGCGAGCACTAACACCAGAAATGCGTTTAGCTGCTGTGTTAAA TTTTCTTGCACATGGTAATAGCATTCAGAAAAGCGCATGGATGTTTTTGATTGGCAGAAGTACCATGTATCGATTAGTCATAGAAGTTTGTACAGCAATATGCAATGTACTAGAAGAAAAGTATGTCTCTTTTCCATCACAGGATGATTTATCAGTAATTGCGAATATGTATTGGAGAATATGGCACATGCCTAATTGCTTTGGTGCAATAGATGGAAAGCACATACGAGTAAAAGCTCCACCAAACTCTggttcatatttttttaactataagAAGCATTTCAGTATTGTACTGATGGGACTAACTGATGCCTTCTGTCGCTTTATTTGGGTAAATATAGGTGATTTTG GTTCGTCAAATGATGCAGGTATTTTTCAGCGCAGTGACCTACGTCAAGCTTTGGATAACGAAGAAATTGATATACCAGCACCTACTTACTTACCTAGAACAGATGTGCTATGTCCATACTTTATCATCGGTGATGGAGCATTtccattaaaaaattatttaatgaagCCATACACCAGAGCCAATAATCTGACAcatgaagaaaaaatatttaattatcgtTTATCTAGAGCTAGACTGACTATTGAAAGAGCTTTTGGGATTCTGACAAAGAAGTGGAGAATATTAGAGTCGCCAGTAGATTGgaaactaaaaaatattgagaCTGTCATAATGGCACTAATTTGTTTGCATAATTTTCTAATCACTGAGGAAATGAGTAAGGATGAAGCTGAAAGGAAATATGTATTTCATCCTTATAACATAGAAAATGAAGCTGAAATCGGTATCTATTTAGGAGATGAACCAGAGGATGCAACGAGTATAAGAAATACtctaaaagattttttttgtaGTCATTTAGGAAGTTTGCTATGGCAAAATGAACGAGCATTATGA
- the LOC100114003 gene encoding CCR4-NOT transcription complex subunit 7 isoform X3 codes for MPSATGGANPLGQQKGGGNMPSNEECGIRDVWNHNLEEEFRTIRQIVQQYQYIAMDTEFPGVVARPIGEFRTSADYQYQLLRCNVDLLRIIQLGLTFLDESGNTPAGYTTWQFNFKFNLAEDMYAQDSIDMLQNSGIQFKKHEEEGIDPLDFAELLMTSGIVLVDDIKWLSFHSGYDFGYLLKLLTDQNLPQEESEFFELLRIYFPTIYDVKYLMKSCKNLKGGLQEVAEQLELQRVGPQHQAGSDSLLTGMVFFKMREMFFEDNIDDAKYCGHLYGLGTSFVVNGSGGYLDSNGDNSSSS; via the exons GTGGAGCCAACCCTTTAGGGCAGCAGAAGGGTGGGGGTAATATGCCCAGTAATGAAGAATGTGGAATCCGAGATGTATGGAACCACAATCTCGAGGAAGAGTTTCGCACTATTCGGCAGATTGTGCAACAATATCAATATATCGCAATGGACACAGAGTTTCCAGGAGTTGTTGCAAGACCAATAG GTGAATTTAGGACGAGCGCAGATTATCAATATCAGTTGCTGCGCTGCAATGTAGACCTTTTAAGAATCATACAGCTTGGACTCACATTTCTTGACGAATCGGGGAATACACCAGCAGGATACACAACGTGGCAGTTTAATTTCAAGTTCAACTTGGC GGAAGATATGTATGCTCAAGATAGTATAGACATGCTGCAAAATAGTGGTATACAATTCAAAAAACACGAAGAAGAAGGCATTGACCCTCTGGATTTTGCAGAGCTATTAATGACTTCTGGAATCGTACTGGTAGATGATATAAAATGGTTATCATTTCATTCTGGCTATGATTTTGGATATCTGCTGAAACTTCTTACGGATCAAAATTTACCACAAGAAGAAAGTGAATTCTTTGAACTTCTGAGGATATATTTTCCAACAATATATGACGTGAAG TATCTTATGAAATCCTGTAAAAACTTGAAAGGAGGCTTACAAGAGGTAGCTGAACAACTAGAACTACAAAGAGTGGGTCCTCAGCATCAAGCTGGTTCAGATTCGCTCCTCACTGGAATGGTCTTTTTCAAAATGCGAGAA ATGTTTTTCGAGGACAACATTGACGATGCCAAGTACTGCGGTCATCTTTATGGATTGGGAACGTCTTTTGTCGTCAACGGTTCCGGAGGCTACCTTGACAGCAACGGCGACAACTCATCGTCATCGTAA